One genomic region from Rhizophagus irregularis chromosome 23, complete sequence encodes:
- a CDS encoding uncharacterized protein (SECRETED:cutsite_AHA-AA; SECRETED:prob_0.5949); SECRETED:SignalP(1-19) gives MAKLSTLIIILAIVASAHAAAVWLRRVTPRTVTVESEEVFCSFLPKTHGEEIGDSEDDAIPFCTEANPANAPGAKKFPNGFIKSANFAKGKGDGGGQYDTKAPSGAVCKGFKNFVNLVEPDINTFCIRCCTDTKKCKTGESTKGCAVVVPGDYS, from the exons ATGGCCAAATTATCCacacttattattattcttgCGATCGTTGCATCTGCCCATGCCGCCGCTGTATGGTTAAGGCGCGTAACACCTCGAACCGTAACGGTGGAAAGTGAAGAAGTATTCTGCTCGTTCCTTCCAAAAACGCATGGAGAAGAAATCGGGGATAGTGAAGACGATGCTATACCATTTTGCACTGAGGCTAACCCTGCCAATGCACCTGGAGCCAAAAAATTTCCCAACGGTTTCATTAAGTCTGCTAACTTTGCTAAAGGAAAAGG tGATGGAGGCGGTCAATATGATACTAAAGCACCTTCTGGTGCAGTATGCAaaggatttaaaaatttcgtgAACTTAGTTGAACCTGATATTAACACATTCTGCATTCGATGCTGCACTGACACCAAAAAGTGCAAAACCGGAGAGAGTACTAAAGGTTGCGCTGTTGTCGTCCCTGGTGATTACAGTTAA